A single Argentina anserina chromosome 7, drPotAnse1.1, whole genome shotgun sequence DNA region contains:
- the LOC126803982 gene encoding heavy metal-associated isoprenylated plant protein 39 isoform X2: MKKVILRLDLNDDHKAKQKALKTISTLSGIDSIAMDMKEKKLTVIGSVDPVNVVSKLRKYWPTTDIISVGPAVEPKKEEPKKEEAKKEEGKKEGEEAKKEGEEAKKEEPKKEEEKKEGGEEAKKEEPKKEEEKKKEAPPPDPVSDLVKDYRAYNPHMTTYYYVQSMEENPNACVIC, encoded by the exons ATGAAG AAGGTTATTctgaggttggatttgaatgatgatcacaaAGCCAAGCAGAAGGCATTGAAGACAATCTCTACTCTTTCAG GCATTGATTCCATCGCCATGGACATGAAGGAGAAGAAACTAACAGTGATCGGTTCGGTGGATCCGGTGAATGTGGTGAGCAAATTGCGCAAGTATTGGCCAACGACAGATATAATCTCAGTAGGTCCAGCAGTTGAGCCTAAGAAAGAGGAACCAAAGAAGGAAGaagcaaagaaagaagaaggaaagaaagaaggagaGGAAGCGAAGAAAGAAGGGGAAGAGGCGAAAAAGGAGGAACCGAAgaaagaggaggagaagaaagaaggaggagaggaagcgAAGAAAGAAGAGCCAAAgaaagaggaggagaagaagaaagaggctCCTCCTCCAGATCCTGTCTCAGACCTTGTCAAGGATTACAGAGCTTACAACCCTCACATGACAACTTACTATTATGTGCAAAGCATGGAAGAGAATCCAAATGCTTGTGTTATTTGCTAA
- the LOC126803982 gene encoding heavy metal-associated isoprenylated plant protein 39 isoform X1 — MANWLNNKQRDEETERVRDFSTRLILCDLNEGIDSIAMDMKEKKLTVIGSVDPVNVVSKLRKYWPTTDIISVGPAVEPKKEEPKKEEAKKEEGKKEGEEAKKEGEEAKKEEPKKEEEKKEGGEEAKKEEPKKEEEKKKEAPPPDPVSDLVKDYRAYNPHMTTYYYVQSMEENPNACVIC; from the exons ATGGCAAATTGGTTAAACAACAAACAGAGAGATGAGGAAACAGAAAGAGTGAGAGATTTCTCTACAAGGCTCATTCTGTGTGATCTAAATGAGG GCATTGATTCCATCGCCATGGACATGAAGGAGAAGAAACTAACAGTGATCGGTTCGGTGGATCCGGTGAATGTGGTGAGCAAATTGCGCAAGTATTGGCCAACGACAGATATAATCTCAGTAGGTCCAGCAGTTGAGCCTAAGAAAGAGGAACCAAAGAAGGAAGaagcaaagaaagaagaaggaaagaaagaaggagaGGAAGCGAAGAAAGAAGGGGAAGAGGCGAAAAAGGAGGAACCGAAgaaagaggaggagaagaaagaaggaggagaggaagcgAAGAAAGAAGAGCCAAAgaaagaggaggagaagaagaaagaggctCCTCCTCCAGATCCTGTCTCAGACCTTGTCAAGGATTACAGAGCTTACAACCCTCACATGACAACTTACTATTATGTGCAAAGCATGGAAGAGAATCCAAATGCTTGTGTTATTTGCTAA